In one window of Tellurirhabdus rosea DNA:
- a CDS encoding glycosyltransferase family 4 protein yields the protein MRVCFLMAGLPHYFTLVLNKLVTEYGVEVALIKPGQRSASLGSGVHEDTSSRKFRLYELEEYKTWYGKPFLRGIREVLETERPDVLIVNWPYILHFAMSPSFWTWFRDSGIKLINRDIPFNIPTWGKVHEYYYGGQNLNEDFSLNQNMTLRGYLWFLGVTAVRKIYLQRAAAHIYYTDEARQIIGSYGIPQEKIFITSNSPDTDELLAAYEQVRTEEPILPPNPYRLIHVGRLVKWKRVDLIIDAVRNLQDKYPQIELVVVGYGPEEEAWKQYAQQQGVADRVRFVGGVYDSVSLGRHLHASAIYVLAGMGGLSINDAMCFGKPVVCSVADGTEKRLVREDYNGFYFENGNAASLTKKVDTLLGDQSRLKTFGERSLKIIQEDVNIHNVLREYVRAFAFAVGRPNAVKTAEAPGNGRFLTHE from the coding sequence ATGAGAGTCTGCTTCCTGATGGCCGGTTTGCCGCACTATTTTACACTGGTGCTGAACAAGCTGGTAACGGAATACGGCGTGGAAGTGGCCCTGATCAAGCCGGGGCAGCGGAGCGCGAGCCTCGGATCGGGGGTTCACGAGGATACGTCGAGCCGCAAGTTCCGCCTCTACGAACTGGAAGAATACAAAACCTGGTACGGCAAGCCGTTCCTGCGCGGTATCCGCGAAGTGCTGGAAACGGAGCGCCCCGACGTGCTGATTGTCAACTGGCCGTATATCCTGCACTTTGCCATGAGCCCGTCGTTCTGGACCTGGTTCCGGGATTCGGGCATCAAGCTTATCAACCGCGATATTCCGTTCAACATCCCGACCTGGGGAAAGGTCCACGAATATTACTACGGCGGTCAGAACCTGAACGAAGATTTCAGCCTGAACCAGAACATGACGCTGCGGGGCTACCTCTGGTTTCTGGGCGTGACGGCCGTGCGCAAGATCTATCTGCAACGGGCCGCCGCGCACATCTACTACACCGACGAGGCCCGCCAGATCATCGGCAGCTACGGCATTCCGCAGGAGAAAATCTTCATTACGTCCAATTCGCCGGATACCGACGAACTGCTGGCCGCTTACGAGCAGGTCCGGACCGAAGAGCCCATTCTGCCGCCCAATCCGTACCGGCTGATTCACGTCGGGCGGCTGGTGAAGTGGAAGCGGGTGGACCTGATCATCGACGCCGTCAGGAACCTTCAGGACAAATACCCGCAGATTGAACTGGTCGTGGTTGGCTACGGGCCCGAAGAGGAAGCCTGGAAACAGTACGCGCAGCAGCAGGGCGTGGCCGACCGGGTGCGGTTTGTGGGCGGGGTTTACGACTCGGTTTCGCTCGGGCGTCACCTGCACGCCTCGGCGATTTACGTGCTGGCGGGTATGGGCGGCCTGTCCATCAACGACGCCATGTGTTTCGGCAAGCCGGTCGTCTGCTCGGTAGCCGACGGGACCGAAAAGCGTCTGGTGAGGGAAGACTACAACGGATTTTACTTCGAAAACGGCAACGCCGCCAGCCTGACTAAAAAAGTCGATACGTTGCTGGGCGACCAGTCCAGGCTGAAGACCTTCGGCGAACGGTCGCTGAAGATTATTCAGGAAGACGTGAATATCCACAACGTCCTGCGGGAATACGTGCGGGCGTTCGCGTTTGCGGTCGGGAGGCCGAATGCCGTTAAAACGGCTGAAGCGCCGGGGAATGGCCGTTTTTTGACCCACGAATGA
- a CDS encoding class I SAM-dependent methyltransferase has product MINQQSYKAHEEHIHRVSAELQASGADFSLFQESSLGYFIHRQFWQLTDALARPGSSWLTVGDLYGADAAWFQRRGCEAMASDLTDSILGNIQKAGLINRFSVENVEKLSFGDNSFDYVFCKEAYHHFPRPAIGFYEMLRVCREAVVIQEPVDPVIHMPLLLFLRNILDRIDTGLMRRLWKNQYSFEPVGNYVHKISVREFEKMACSLGLPMLAYRGFNPGNVGAKATIEAQKKKIAFRDFLTATTVVPPEALSVIVFKRKPTGPTLADLEKQGYKLLDFPKNPYL; this is encoded by the coding sequence ATGATCAACCAGCAGAGTTATAAAGCCCACGAAGAGCACATTCACCGTGTGTCGGCCGAACTACAGGCCAGCGGCGCGGATTTTTCCCTGTTTCAGGAAAGCAGTCTCGGTTACTTTATCCACCGCCAGTTCTGGCAACTGACCGATGCGCTGGCCCGGCCCGGTTCGTCCTGGCTCACCGTGGGCGACCTCTACGGGGCCGATGCCGCCTGGTTTCAGCGGCGGGGCTGTGAGGCGATGGCCAGCGACCTGACCGATTCCATCCTGGGGAATATTCAGAAGGCGGGACTTATTAACCGTTTTTCGGTGGAAAATGTGGAAAAGCTGTCGTTCGGCGACAATTCGTTCGATTACGTTTTTTGCAAGGAGGCTTACCACCATTTTCCGCGCCCGGCGATTGGCTTTTACGAAATGCTGCGCGTCTGCCGCGAGGCCGTCGTGATTCAGGAGCCGGTGGACCCGGTGATTCATATGCCACTGCTGCTGTTTCTGCGGAATATTCTGGACCGAATCGACACTGGCCTGATGCGGCGTCTCTGGAAAAACCAGTATTCGTTTGAGCCGGTGGGCAATTATGTGCACAAGATTTCGGTGCGGGAGTTTGAGAAAATGGCCTGTTCACTGGGGCTGCCGATGCTGGCCTACCGCGGATTCAATCCGGGCAATGTCGGCGCGAAGGCGACCATAGAGGCGCAGAAGAAGAAAATCGCCTTCCGGGATTTTCTGACGGCCACGACGGTAGTGCCGCCCGAGGCACTTTCGGTGATCGTGTTCAAGCGGAAGCCGACCGGGCCGACGCTGGCTGACCTGGAAAAGCAGGGGTACAAGTTGCTCGATTTCCCCAAAAACCCGTATTTGTAG
- the wecB gene encoding non-hydrolyzing UDP-N-acetylglucosamine 2-epimerase, translated as MKILNIVGARPNFMKVAPLHRAFQQYPQIESKIVHTGQHYDAKMSDVFFNQLELPQPHYFLGIGGGSHTQQTARIMLEFEKVMEAEQPDVVLVVGDVTSTIACALVAVKMHIPVVHVEAGLRSGDRRMPEELNRILTDSISSHLFVTEQAGLDNLKREGVPDERVHFVGNVMIDSLVHYRRKAAELDTVGKLGLEPQGYVLMTMHRPANVDAEEGLRSIVQIVEDTARYKTVLFPIHPRTEANLKRFGLFDRLQAVANLRLMEPQGYLEFLNLMEHAAIIVTDSGGIQEETTFLEVPCLTFRDSTERPVTVDVGTNQLLADLDPQTVHDKVVEILEGKAKKGAIPPLWDGGAAGRIAEIIVKSYELRVKS; from the coding sequence ATGAAAATTCTCAACATCGTCGGTGCCCGTCCCAATTTTATGAAGGTGGCGCCTCTGCACCGCGCTTTCCAGCAGTACCCGCAGATTGAGTCCAAAATCGTGCATACCGGGCAGCACTACGACGCCAAAATGTCCGACGTGTTTTTCAACCAGCTCGAACTGCCGCAGCCGCACTACTTTCTGGGCATCGGAGGCGGCTCCCACACGCAGCAGACCGCGCGCATCATGCTCGAATTCGAGAAGGTGATGGAAGCCGAGCAGCCGGATGTGGTGCTGGTCGTCGGCGACGTGACCTCGACCATTGCCTGCGCCCTGGTAGCGGTCAAAATGCACATTCCCGTGGTCCATGTTGAAGCCGGGCTGCGAAGCGGCGACCGCCGGATGCCGGAAGAACTCAACCGCATCCTGACCGACAGCATCTCCAGCCACCTTTTTGTGACGGAGCAGGCCGGACTCGACAACCTGAAACGCGAAGGCGTTCCGGACGAACGGGTGCATTTTGTCGGGAATGTTATGATCGACTCGCTGGTACATTACCGCCGGAAAGCCGCCGAGCTCGACACCGTCGGCAAACTGGGTCTGGAGCCTCAGGGCTACGTGCTGATGACGATGCACCGTCCCGCCAACGTCGATGCGGAAGAGGGCCTGCGGAGCATTGTGCAGATCGTGGAAGACACGGCCCGGTACAAAACGGTGCTGTTCCCCATTCACCCCCGCACCGAGGCCAACCTGAAACGCTTCGGGCTTTTCGACCGGCTACAGGCCGTGGCCAACCTGCGCCTGATGGAACCGCAGGGCTATTTGGAGTTCCTGAACTTGATGGAACACGCGGCGATCATCGTCACCGATTCGGGCGGTATTCAGGAGGAAACGACGTTTTTAGAAGTGCCCTGCCTGACCTTCCGCGACAGCACCGAGCGCCCCGTGACGGTCGATGTGGGCACCAACCAGCTGCTGGCCGACCTGGACCCGCAGACGGTCCACGACAAAGTGGTCGAAATTCTGGAAGGCAAAGCCAAAAAAGGCGCCATCCCCCCGCTCTGGGACGGAGGGGCCGCCGGGCGAATTGCCGAAATTATAGTTAAGAGTTATGAGTTAAGAGTTAAAAGTTAG
- a CDS encoding FkbM family methyltransferase: MLLFRFLFKDAFRSLITPAGRTFLWLLLAYGGRKRFTRQSVRFGRHQFEVPDALSFVWQYKEIYADELYFFPAPGPRPVILDCGANIGMSVTYFREKYPQARIIAFEADPVIGQILRQNLETNRVADVEIVNKAVWTDDRGVSFGSEAADSSSIFSKEAKNVIPSVRLRDYLLREPQIDLLKIDIEGAETAVLEDCRDALGNVERLFVEFHSYIGHPQTLAVVMQILESAGFRYYLDTAQHRRRPPFTDFRYSGNDVMDLQLNIHAWRLR, from the coding sequence ATGCTTCTTTTCCGTTTTCTGTTCAAAGACGCGTTCCGTTCGCTCATCACACCCGCCGGCCGCACCTTTTTGTGGCTGCTGCTGGCCTACGGCGGCCGAAAACGCTTCACCCGCCAGTCGGTGCGCTTTGGCCGTCACCAGTTTGAGGTGCCCGACGCGCTGTCGTTCGTCTGGCAATACAAGGAGATTTACGCCGACGAGCTGTACTTTTTCCCCGCTCCCGGCCCCCGGCCCGTCATCCTCGACTGCGGAGCCAACATCGGCATGAGCGTGACCTATTTCCGGGAAAAATACCCGCAGGCCCGCATCATCGCCTTTGAAGCCGACCCGGTGATTGGACAAATCCTGCGGCAGAATCTGGAAACGAACCGCGTCGCCGACGTGGAGATCGTCAACAAAGCCGTCTGGACCGACGACCGCGGCGTGTCGTTCGGCAGCGAGGCGGCCGATTCGTCGTCTATTTTTTCGAAAGAAGCGAAAAACGTCATTCCTTCCGTGCGGCTCCGCGATTACCTGCTCCGCGAACCGCAGATTGACCTGCTGAAAATAGACATTGAAGGAGCCGAAACGGCCGTGCTGGAAGACTGCCGCGATGCCCTCGGCAACGTCGAGCGCCTGTTCGTGGAGTTTCACTCGTACATCGGCCACCCGCAGACGCTGGCCGTGGTGATGCAGATTCTGGAAAGCGCCGGGTTTCGGTATTACCTCGATACGGCCCAGCACCGCCGCCGTCCGCCGTTTACCGATTTCCGCTATTCGGGCAACGACGTGATGGACCTGCAACTGAACATCCATGCCTGGCGCCTGCGATGA
- a CDS encoding class I SAM-dependent methyltransferase, with the protein MTTLRAEALPDNPEEHYRLKPGWSNPRRYYLRKLRELVQYAKTGFVDPLGRITLADFGCGTKPYVSLFSSGNVKYLGIDLDWNPHADVHIGSDSRIQMPDEQVDVVLSTQVLEHVEDPEGYLREACRILKPGGTLLLTTHGYWMYHPDPTDYWRWTSAGLQKIVARNGFQVVAFRGIIGRSAMGLQLFQDGFLFKIPKWAWPPFTLLMQALIALFDKTTSQETRDKDACTYLVVGKKL; encoded by the coding sequence ATGACTACTCTTCGCGCCGAAGCCCTGCCCGACAATCCGGAGGAGCATTACCGCCTCAAACCCGGCTGGTCGAATCCGCGCCGCTACTACCTCAGGAAGCTGCGCGAACTGGTGCAGTACGCCAAAACCGGGTTTGTGGACCCGCTGGGCCGCATTACGCTCGCCGATTTCGGCTGCGGCACCAAGCCGTACGTCTCGCTTTTTTCTTCCGGGAACGTAAAATACCTGGGCATCGACCTGGACTGGAATCCCCATGCCGACGTGCACATCGGGTCCGACAGCCGCATCCAGATGCCCGACGAACAGGTGGACGTGGTGCTCTCGACCCAGGTGCTCGAACACGTGGAAGACCCCGAGGGCTACCTGCGCGAAGCCTGCCGCATCCTCAAACCCGGCGGGACGCTGCTGCTGACCACCCACGGTTACTGGATGTACCACCCCGACCCGACGGACTACTGGCGCTGGACTTCCGCCGGTTTGCAGAAAATCGTGGCCCGCAACGGCTTTCAGGTTGTGGCGTTCCGGGGCATCATCGGCCGCTCGGCGATGGGCCTGCAACTGTTTCAGGACGGGTTCCTGTTCAAGATTCCGAAATGGGCCTGGCCGCCGTTCACGCTGCTGATGCAGGCGCTGATCGCGCTGTTTGACAAAACCACCTCGCAGGAAACGCGGGACAAGGACGCGTGTACGTATCTGGTCGTAGGGAAAAAGCTATGA
- a CDS encoding class I SAM-dependent methyltransferase → MAKPVISSSVQEAYAAQYTSSDRSWRDLGGKQKAENIARLCQKRAFGKVLDVGSGDGAVLQWLDRMQVFPAIQSLEISESGIEGIRARNLKSVEDVRLFDGYTIPHGDKAFPLATCSHVLEHVEHPRLLLREIARVSEFQFFEVPIDFSLFVDQKVEHFLAYGHINIFTPALFKFLLKTEGFEVLDELFAFYDPEVLKRSSPSPVTYWSRRLKSAVLEAVPLFRKVKPNAYAVLCRHSGALRIF, encoded by the coding sequence ATGGCAAAGCCAGTGATTTCATCCTCCGTTCAGGAAGCATACGCGGCGCAATATACATCATCGGACCGAAGCTGGCGCGATCTGGGCGGGAAACAGAAAGCCGAAAACATCGCGCGGCTGTGTCAGAAACGGGCTTTTGGCAAAGTTCTGGACGTAGGTTCGGGCGACGGGGCCGTGTTGCAGTGGCTCGACCGGATGCAGGTTTTTCCGGCCATTCAGTCGCTGGAAATTTCGGAAAGCGGAATTGAAGGCATCCGCGCCCGGAACCTGAAATCGGTGGAGGACGTCCGGCTGTTCGACGGCTACACCATTCCGCACGGCGACAAAGCCTTTCCGCTGGCAACCTGCTCGCACGTTCTGGAGCATGTGGAGCACCCGCGCCTGCTGCTCCGGGAGATCGCCCGGGTCTCCGAATTCCAGTTTTTCGAAGTCCCGATTGATTTCAGCCTCTTCGTCGATCAGAAAGTCGAGCATTTTCTGGCGTACGGCCACATCAATATCTTCACCCCCGCGCTGTTCAAGTTTCTGCTCAAAACGGAAGGTTTCGAGGTGCTGGACGAACTTTTCGCCTTTTACGACCCCGAAGTGCTGAAGCGGTCGAGCCCAAGTCCGGTAACGTACTGGTCGCGGCGGCTGAAGTCAGCGGTGCTGGAAGCAGTGCCTCTTTTCCGGAAAGTAAAGCCCAATGCCTACGCCGTGCTGTGCCGCCATTCGGGAGCCCTGCGGATATTCTGA
- a CDS encoding glycosyltransferase family 4 protein, protein MNILQISTYHATGGAGIAARRLNEALNRAGEASRLLVPQTDFDEPQVTGLAESVFGKKLALARFALDRLTFLPYERDKRDRFQFSPARIGTDISRHPLVRGADVLHLHWTQFGFLSIAGLKKLFGLGKPVVWTLHDMWAFTGGCHYSRGCDHYRTHCRQCPFLRHPGERDLSYRIFEEKTKLFADAPLTFVTPSQWLADLLRSSALAGHFPVQVLPNPIDTTRFRPAADPLAVRQTLGLPADKKLLLFGSLNTEDPRKGFRYVQAALAMLKKELSDTALVVFGKTNPDALSRLALPVHNLGSIASEEKMIRVYQATDALLMPSLEDNFPNTIIESLACGTPVVGFRTGGIPEQIQHRETGWLAEPQSAADLARGLRWVLDEADRPSMRQRAAAFVEQEIRYEVVSQQFRKLYSGL, encoded by the coding sequence ATGAACATCCTGCAAATCAGCACGTACCACGCCACGGGCGGCGCGGGCATCGCGGCCCGGCGACTCAACGAAGCCCTCAACCGGGCCGGCGAAGCCTCCCGGTTGCTGGTGCCGCAGACGGATTTCGACGAACCGCAGGTGACGGGACTGGCCGAATCGGTGTTTGGCAAAAAGCTGGCCCTCGCCCGTTTTGCCCTCGACCGGCTAACGTTTCTACCCTACGAGCGGGACAAGCGGGACCGCTTTCAGTTTTCGCCCGCCCGCATTGGCACCGACATCAGCCGCCACCCGCTCGTCCGCGGGGCCGACGTGCTGCACCTGCACTGGACGCAGTTTGGTTTTCTGTCGATTGCGGGCCTGAAAAAGCTCTTTGGCCTCGGCAAACCCGTTGTCTGGACGCTGCACGACATGTGGGCGTTCACCGGCGGCTGCCACTACAGCCGGGGCTGCGACCACTACCGGACGCACTGCCGACAGTGCCCGTTTCTGCGCCATCCGGGCGAGCGGGATTTGTCGTACCGGATTTTTGAAGAAAAAACAAAGCTGTTTGCCGACGCCCCGCTGACGTTCGTGACGCCGAGCCAATGGTTGGCCGATCTGCTTCGGAGCAGTGCCCTGGCGGGCCATTTTCCCGTACAGGTCCTGCCCAACCCGATCGATACGACCCGTTTCCGGCCCGCTGCCGACCCGCTGGCCGTGCGCCAAACGCTGGGCCTGCCAGCGGACAAAAAGCTGCTCCTGTTTGGCAGCCTGAATACCGAAGACCCGCGCAAAGGCTTCCGCTACGTGCAGGCAGCTCTGGCAATGCTGAAAAAGGAGCTATCCGACACGGCACTGGTAGTTTTCGGAAAAACAAATCCGGACGCGCTGAGCCGACTGGCCCTGCCGGTTCATAATCTAGGCTCCATTGCTTCGGAGGAAAAAATGATCCGGGTGTACCAGGCGACGGACGCGCTGTTGATGCCGTCGCTGGAGGATAATTTCCCGAACACCATCATCGAATCGCTGGCCTGTGGTACGCCGGTGGTCGGCTTCCGGACGGGCGGCATTCCGGAGCAGATTCAGCACCGCGAAACGGGCTGGCTCGCCGAACCGCAATCCGCCGCCGACCTGGCCCGGGGCCTCCGGTGGGTGCTGGACGAAGCCGATCGGCCCTCGATGCGGCAGCGGGCGGCGGCGTTTGTGGAGCAGGAAATCCGTTACGAGGTGGTCAGCCAGCAGTTTCGGAAGCTCTATAGCGGCCTGTAG